The following are encoded in a window of Leptospira selangorensis genomic DNA:
- a CDS encoding bactofilin family protein, translating into MSEESIDTIIGEDIQFRGKLRFNNALKIKGQFKGTIETTGSLIVGETGRVEADIETGTLEIEGDLKGNISAASKVSVRKTGKLVGDVRTPDLEIESGAKFSGNCIM; encoded by the coding sequence ATGAGCGAAGAATCCATAGACACGATTATCGGGGAAGACATCCAATTCCGAGGCAAACTACGTTTCAATAACGCACTGAAGATCAAGGGCCAATTCAAGGGCACCATTGAGACCACAGGCTCTTTGATCGTGGGAGAAACCGGAAGAGTCGAGGCTGATATCGAAACAGGGACCCTGGAAATCGAGGGAGACCTAAAAGGAAATATCAGCGCTGCCTCCAAAGTTTCCGTTCGCAAGACGGGAAAATTGGTCGGAGACGTTCGCACCCCGGATCTTGAAATAGAATCGGGAGCAAAATTCAGCGGAAATTGCATCATGTAA
- a CDS encoding iron-containing alcohol dehydrogenase: MPILPDWINFSFPTKIHFEVDCGFKMGNFVKNVGNRAVILSTQSELENMDEFSIIKTSLEKHIDGVILYDNIEKEPTLKELDTAAYFARISNANCIIGYGSYESLNTAKLVALLANNDAFAEDVFILKKNLRLKKPIPLILIPTHPVMGLECSPTATVYMDDDRTVRYFSNEFLFPEMVIADAKISSFMTSADVAKVGVGILAAAVDSILSKYSNELTNSSSLRAIEIIYKNLVPAIRDPKNLQYKNAIFGASLLVGMSHSSSSLGLCYALSLAASNLTNLDVFQAMSILLPHVMEYNLTSSAGKYVMIAKALDEDITNISVIEAAIKAVEGIRKIYIELKIPQRLSEYEVRKIDLPGIASLASSFPFLDSLPRELPKNEIETILVAAF; the protein is encoded by the coding sequence ATGCCGATACTCCCCGACTGGATCAATTTTAGTTTTCCCACCAAAATCCATTTTGAAGTCGATTGCGGCTTTAAAATGGGTAACTTCGTTAAGAACGTAGGCAATCGTGCAGTCATTCTTTCCACTCAAAGTGAGTTGGAAAATATGGATGAGTTCTCCATCATCAAAACTTCTTTAGAGAAACATATAGATGGTGTTATTCTTTATGATAATATAGAGAAGGAACCTACATTAAAAGAACTAGATACAGCCGCTTACTTTGCGAGGATCTCAAACGCAAATTGTATCATTGGTTATGGTTCTTACGAAAGTTTAAACACCGCTAAGTTAGTCGCACTTCTTGCGAATAATGATGCTTTCGCAGAAGATGTTTTTATTCTGAAAAAAAATCTTAGGCTTAAAAAACCGATCCCTCTTATCTTAATCCCCACTCACCCTGTTATGGGATTAGAATGTTCTCCTACTGCCACAGTATATATGGACGATGATAGGACTGTTCGTTATTTTTCCAACGAGTTCCTTTTTCCTGAGATGGTGATCGCTGACGCTAAGATCAGTAGCTTCATGACTTCTGCAGACGTTGCAAAAGTTGGGGTGGGAATTTTAGCAGCCGCAGTAGACAGTATTCTTTCTAAATATTCGAATGAACTTACAAACTCTTCTTCTTTAAGAGCGATTGAGATCATTTATAAAAACTTGGTTCCTGCTATCAGAGACCCTAAGAACTTGCAGTATAAAAACGCGATCTTTGGTGCGAGTTTACTTGTGGGAATGTCCCACTCTTCCAGTTCATTAGGACTTTGTTATGCACTTTCTTTAGCTGCTTCTAACCTAACGAACCTGGATGTTTTCCAAGCAATGTCCATTCTTCTTCCCCACGTAATGGAATATAATCTTACTTCCTCCGCGGGTAAGTATGTGATGATCGCAAAAGCCTTGGACGAGGATATCACCAATATTTCGGTGATCGAGGCTGCCATTAAAGCTGTAGAAGGGATTCGTAAAATTTATATAGAACTCAAGATCCCTCAAAGGCTTTCTGAATATGAGGTTCGTAAGATAGATCTGCCTGGGATCGCAAGTCTTGCTTCTTCTTTTCCTTTCCTGGATTCCCTACCTAGAGAACTTCCCAAAAACGAGATCGAGACAATCTTAGTAGCCGCGTTCTAA
- a CDS encoding flagellar filament outer layer protein FlaA, producing the protein MIRTFLFCFCLSLWILPKPTWAPPVKRDQDEANRVLQLEKVLVDWKHYNLFLVDSFEGERPWEVYRGVSFLNRIDYVSQVPDSQAFAKERELYKASPKEEYRSMMVQTFFENPKHEHLEIRPKEPIRLPIGIPMRVFFWAYSNNHNVVLELVFHQKKSKEIVLELGDLKFDGWKRIETQIAVPAKNIRLNQSLRFPLELVSIRIKPNPFQPKGEFYFYMDRLGILIDSREESYPGAEVKDNWGTAL; encoded by the coding sequence GTGATCCGGACCTTTCTATTCTGTTTTTGCCTAAGTTTATGGATCCTTCCTAAACCTACCTGGGCACCTCCTGTCAAAAGAGACCAGGACGAGGCAAACAGAGTACTTCAATTAGAAAAAGTACTAGTCGATTGGAAGCATTACAATCTTTTTCTAGTGGATTCCTTCGAAGGCGAAAGGCCTTGGGAAGTTTATAGAGGAGTTTCTTTCTTAAACAGGATAGACTATGTTTCCCAAGTTCCGGACTCCCAAGCATTCGCCAAAGAAAGAGAATTATATAAAGCTTCTCCTAAAGAAGAATACAGATCCATGATGGTCCAAACATTCTTCGAAAATCCAAAACATGAACATCTAGAGATACGACCCAAGGAACCGATCCGTCTTCCCATTGGAATTCCAATGCGTGTGTTTTTCTGGGCTTATTCCAATAATCATAATGTTGTTCTGGAGTTGGTATTTCATCAGAAAAAATCCAAAGAGATCGTTTTAGAATTGGGAGATCTGAAGTTCGACGGTTGGAAAAGAATAGAGACTCAAATTGCGGTGCCTGCAAAAAATATCAGACTGAATCAATCTCTTCGTTTTCCTTTGGAACTGGTTTCTATTCGGATCAAACCGAACCCTTTCCAACCCAAAGGTGAATTCTATTTTTATATGGATCGTTTAGGAATACTCATCGATAGCAGAGAAGAATCTTATCCTGGAGCAGAGGTCAAAGACAATTGGGGTACTGCTCTGTAA
- the recJ gene encoding single-stranded-DNA-specific exonuclease RecJ, with protein MPQHGPDFYNLPNSSIKGLTPLQSHVFGTKFGGASDPSKVLTQNISDLPSPFLLPDMDESIRILQTAVKENRSILLYGDRDSDGVCSTSLLANFLRGIHPGKLTVKTSSEEDYGLCEPAMKYVREVKPDLLVTLDFGTSNSSEIEELNKEGMQVIVLDHHEIPERIPSSCKLISPKRGDSLYPTEKICTSVISWKLITAWLYSTLENYNSLVWVPDGETFFSGSLVKNGIKLFQGDKSDAEKRFSGSFIDWPTTSKTQYPEREVFYSQISSSPAIWEQVLKNLDLASIGTITDMMPLVGENRIIVKEGCYTLQKIKTGEFSHRPGLEKLFSQLDLDKKKVLSRDLGWSIGPALNAAGRMQKTEAALGLLLSNSDKEAESLATDLLKLNEERRERTKRNLFRVEGFLKRKRERTERPILFCYEPDFEPGVSGIVATRLVEQYKRPVVFIAPDHGHAKGSVRAYGRENVLNLLKKAENVFHQFGGHKEAGGFSLSIDQIPKLAEILFQEAGSWLESENITGLQEETKSLVSLRPQELRENLYTELGLFEPFGMENPAPLLSIKGARILSYRPLSDGKHARFKILASSESIQCIIWNKAEEFSQVLREKGELDLWGSLEENTFKGKTNLQFVIQSFE; from the coding sequence ATGCCCCAGCATGGACCGGATTTTTATAACCTACCAAATTCTTCCATCAAAGGCCTAACTCCCCTCCAATCCCATGTGTTTGGGACAAAATTCGGAGGGGCTTCTGATCCTTCTAAGGTCCTTACCCAAAATATCTCAGATCTTCCTTCTCCGTTTTTATTACCGGATATGGATGAATCTATCCGCATTCTTCAAACTGCAGTTAAGGAAAATAGATCCATCTTACTCTATGGGGATAGAGATAGCGATGGTGTTTGTTCCACGAGCCTACTCGCTAATTTTTTAAGAGGAATACATCCGGGAAAACTCACAGTAAAAACTTCCAGCGAAGAAGATTACGGACTTTGTGAACCTGCGATGAAATATGTGAGAGAGGTCAAACCTGACCTACTCGTAACACTTGACTTTGGAACAAGCAATAGTTCAGAAATAGAAGAATTGAATAAGGAAGGAATGCAGGTAATTGTACTGGATCACCACGAGATCCCGGAAAGGATACCTTCTTCTTGTAAACTGATCTCTCCTAAAAGAGGGGATTCTCTTTATCCTACCGAAAAGATCTGCACTTCCGTAATTTCATGGAAACTGATCACTGCATGGCTTTATTCTACATTAGAAAATTATAATTCCTTGGTATGGGTCCCTGACGGAGAGACATTTTTTAGCGGATCTCTTGTAAAAAACGGGATCAAACTTTTCCAAGGGGACAAATCGGATGCGGAAAAACGTTTTTCCGGTAGTTTTATAGATTGGCCTACCACTTCCAAAACCCAGTATCCTGAAAGAGAAGTTTTTTATTCTCAAATTTCTTCTTCGCCTGCAATCTGGGAACAGGTTTTGAAAAATCTGGACCTTGCTTCGATAGGAACGATCACCGACATGATGCCTCTCGTAGGAGAAAATAGGATCATAGTTAAAGAAGGTTGTTATACTCTTCAAAAGATCAAAACGGGAGAATTTTCACATCGTCCGGGTTTAGAAAAACTTTTCTCTCAATTAGATCTAGATAAGAAGAAGGTACTCTCCAGAGATTTAGGTTGGAGCATCGGTCCTGCATTGAACGCCGCAGGTAGAATGCAAAAAACGGAAGCAGCACTCGGACTTCTCCTTTCCAACTCGGACAAGGAAGCGGAATCCTTGGCAACGGACCTTCTAAAATTAAACGAAGAAAGAAGAGAAAGGACCAAAAGAAATTTATTCAGGGTAGAAGGTTTTCTGAAAAGAAAAAGAGAAAGAACGGAAAGGCCTATCCTTTTTTGTTATGAACCTGATTTTGAACCTGGTGTTTCCGGAATTGTAGCCACAAGACTTGTGGAACAATACAAAAGACCCGTCGTATTCATTGCACCCGATCATGGACATGCAAAAGGAAGTGTAAGAGCTTACGGACGAGAGAATGTTCTAAACCTTCTCAAAAAAGCGGAGAATGTTTTTCACCAATTCGGGGGCCATAAGGAAGCCGGAGGATTTTCTCTTTCCATCGATCAGATCCCGAAACTCGCAGAAATCCTTTTCCAAGAAGCGGGAAGTTGGTTGGAATCCGAAAATATTACCGGCTTACAAGAAGAGACTAAAAGTTTAGTGAGCCTGAGACCCCAAGAGTTAAGAGAAAATTTATATACCGAGCTTGGACTATTTGAACCATTCGGTATGGAAAATCCTGCTCCACTACTTTCCATAAAAGGTGCAAGAATACTTTCTTATCGTCCTTTATCAGACGGTAAACATGCAAGGTTCAAAATTTTAGCGTCTTCCGAATCTATACAATGTATTATCTGGAATAAAGCCGAAGAGTTCTCGCAAGTGTTAAGAGAAAAAGGTGAGTTGGATCTTTGGGGAAGTTTGGAAGAGAACACTTTCAAAGGAAAGACGAACCTTCAGTTCGTAATCCAATCCTTTGAATAG
- the nadE gene encoding NAD(+) synthase: MSVYRCTAVSLKTTALDFKGNREKILAAIQANENSSLILFPELCISGYGCEDTFYFPWVWEHSWKSLLEIAKVTSGKTVIVGLPFFQSPYLFNVTAVLQNGKILGLVPKQNLAQTGVHYENRWFTKGEESRNYAITPDGSELPFGSLLFESADFNFGIEICEDSWVQTRPGQYLVEAGADLILSPGASHFALGKQDIRKKMFSESSRNSSTAILYANLDGNESGRLIFEGGCMGVVDGHVKKEGPKLHFTDFESTHLDLDSTELRSNRARNFRSSGTREFRSRGKGLQRIEILPLKTQKSFDNSIQVSKSDLFQDFTRATSLGLFDYLIKSKTKGYTLSLSGGADSAACALLVKAGILFSQKELGPKYLESLGLDPKNLLFTLFQGTENNSEQTKNSAKQLSTELGFTHSEITVDSEVKSMLEKISAVKGLIPNWKDHNLALQNIQARVRSPLIWLLANLNGHLLLSTGNRSEASVGYTTMDGDSSGSVAPLTGVSKEFVLSWLKNVYEGKDIILPKINALEDILDSKPTAELKPLSEKQEDEKDLMPYPLLQKLERNFVFLGKSPENLLESQEWSDAKEAEEGKKKFLKLFSASQWKRERLPPSFHLDEYGLDPKSSFRFPILSEISF; encoded by the coding sequence ATGTCCGTCTACCGTTGTACAGCAGTAAGTTTAAAAACGACCGCCCTGGATTTTAAGGGAAATCGAGAAAAGATCCTAGCAGCCATACAGGCTAATGAAAATTCTTCTCTGATCCTTTTTCCGGAACTTTGTATTTCAGGTTACGGCTGTGAGGACACTTTTTATTTTCCTTGGGTTTGGGAACATTCCTGGAAAAGTCTTTTGGAGATCGCAAAAGTTACATCCGGTAAAACGGTCATTGTTGGACTTCCATTCTTCCAGAGCCCTTATCTATTCAATGTGACCGCAGTATTGCAAAACGGAAAAATACTCGGGCTCGTCCCGAAACAAAACCTAGCACAAACCGGTGTACATTACGAAAACAGATGGTTCACAAAAGGAGAAGAATCCAGAAATTACGCGATCACTCCCGACGGATCAGAACTTCCTTTCGGTTCCCTACTTTTTGAAAGCGCAGATTTCAATTTTGGAATAGAGATCTGCGAAGATTCCTGGGTCCAAACAAGACCGGGACAATACCTGGTAGAAGCAGGAGCGGATCTAATTCTTTCACCAGGGGCGTCTCATTTTGCTTTGGGAAAACAAGATATCCGTAAAAAAATGTTCTCAGAGTCTTCACGCAATTCTTCTACTGCAATTCTTTATGCGAATTTAGATGGGAATGAATCGGGCCGCTTGATCTTCGAAGGCGGCTGTATGGGGGTCGTGGACGGGCATGTAAAAAAAGAAGGTCCAAAACTTCATTTTACGGATTTTGAAAGTACTCATTTGGATCTGGATTCCACGGAACTTAGATCCAATCGTGCAAGAAACTTCAGATCTTCCGGTACAAGAGAATTTAGATCCAGAGGAAAAGGTCTGCAAAGAATAGAAATACTTCCTCTTAAAACCCAAAAGAGTTTTGATAATTCTATCCAAGTTTCCAAATCGGATCTATTCCAAGATTTTACTAGAGCAACTTCTCTTGGCCTATTTGATTATTTAATTAAATCCAAAACAAAAGGTTATACATTATCTCTTTCTGGAGGGGCGGACAGTGCTGCCTGTGCACTTCTTGTAAAAGCCGGAATTCTATTTTCCCAGAAAGAATTAGGACCTAAATATTTGGAGTCCTTGGGTTTAGATCCTAAAAATCTTCTGTTCACACTTTTCCAAGGAACAGAAAACAATTCGGAACAAACCAAAAATTCAGCAAAACAACTTTCGACAGAATTAGGTTTTACTCATTCAGAGATCACAGTGGATTCGGAAGTAAAATCCATGCTGGAAAAAATTTCCGCTGTAAAAGGCCTTATTCCAAACTGGAAAGATCATAATCTTGCACTTCAAAATATACAAGCAAGAGTAAGATCCCCTCTCATATGGCTGCTTGCAAACTTAAACGGGCATCTTCTTCTTTCTACAGGAAATAGGAGTGAGGCAAGTGTAGGATATACTACGATGGACGGAGACTCTTCCGGTTCCGTTGCCCCTCTTACAGGTGTGAGCAAAGAATTTGTACTTTCTTGGCTAAAGAATGTGTATGAAGGAAAAGATATCATCCTTCCAAAAATCAACGCACTCGAAGATATTCTCGATTCGAAACCTACCGCGGAATTAAAACCACTTTCTGAAAAACAAGAAGATGAGAAGGATCTGATGCCTTACCCTCTTCTCCAAAAATTAGAAAGGAATTTTGTATTCTTAGGAAAATCTCCTGAGAATCTTTTAGAGTCTCAGGAATGGTCCGATGCAAAAGAAGCAGAAGAAGGCAAAAAGAAATTTTTAAAATTATTCTCTGCAAGCCAATGGAAAAGAGAAAGGCTCCCGCCTTCTTTCCATTTGGATGAATACGGTTTGGATCCTAAATCCAGTTTCCGTTTTCCGATCCTGAGTGAGATCTCATTTTAA
- a CDS encoding LIC_20245 family lipoprotein, with protein sequence MTRVRTLLISVVFIVFFILLLVVSFWTDDDGSDSKNKQSEAEALASIFGGGSGSTSGRSGYGKTGADPSLFDSNSDFYKAGKAEYREPEVGEPSSENKSGAPASDSNNPVNPQTGKPYTNEEMERFAQLKEKFPNNSLLPSRMTPAEKEQRKVFEQRVSEATRAVLSRTASKDQTVTYYDYMEKQSKDRLEIVKYLVDLQKGSGDPEQEKKLETIQQTMIQQLEQVQKDKQRAYEQAGL encoded by the coding sequence GTGACTAGAGTTCGAACATTATTAATTTCAGTAGTTTTTATAGTATTCTTCATCTTATTATTGGTGGTCTCATTTTGGACTGACGATGACGGTTCTGACTCCAAAAATAAACAAAGTGAAGCGGAAGCACTCGCCAGCATTTTCGGCGGCGGATCTGGATCTACTTCTGGACGCTCCGGTTATGGAAAAACAGGTGCGGATCCATCTCTATTCGATTCCAATTCCGATTTTTATAAAGCAGGAAAAGCGGAATATCGTGAACCGGAAGTAGGAGAACCTTCTTCCGAGAATAAATCCGGAGCTCCTGCTTCGGATTCGAATAACCCGGTAAATCCTCAGACTGGAAAACCATACACAAACGAAGAGATGGAAAGGTTTGCCCAACTTAAGGAGAAGTTTCCAAATAACTCACTTCTTCCTAGCCGCATGACACCTGCGGAAAAAGAACAAAGAAAAGTTTTTGAACAAAGAGTATCCGAAGCTACTAGAGCGGTTTTAAGCCGCACTGCTTCCAAGGATCAAACAGTAACGTATTACGATTATATGGAAAAACAATCCAAGGACAGATTGGAGATCGTAAAATACTTGGTGGATCTTCAAAAAGGATCAGGAGATCCTGAACAAGAGAAAAAATTAGAAACTATCCAACAAACTATGATCCAACAATTGGAACAAGTGCAAAAAGATAAACAAAGGGCTTACGAACAAGCTGGGCTTTAA
- a CDS encoding flagellar biosynthesis anti-sigma factor FlgM, translating into MTIDKIGGIGGGSYEPRKSTPVRKSESKESFDNISISDTAKQKASEARIQAEVQTIAQKIVASPVDSERSTKLKEVKEKLKNGDYDNLSPEILNAVADRIAESFLGR; encoded by the coding sequence ATGACTATCGATAAAATAGGCGGCATTGGTGGAGGATCTTACGAGCCACGTAAGTCGACTCCTGTACGCAAATCTGAATCTAAAGAATCATTCGACAATATTTCTATTTCCGACACTGCAAAACAAAAAGCTTCGGAAGCTCGTATCCAAGCGGAAGTGCAAACGATCGCACAAAAGATCGTAGCAAGTCCAGTGGATTCTGAACGCTCTACTAAGCTAAAAGAAGTTAAGGAAAAACTTAAGAACGGAGATTACGATAATCTCAGCCCTGAGATCTTGAACGCAGTTGCTGATCGTATCGCAGAATCTTTTCTAGGCCGTTAA
- a CDS encoding LIC11073 family putative lipoprotein, whose amino-acid sequence MQQSLKAGNLKTPAVQAVLFSFFLFFASCGTNTEVTQSPFVFLTPVGVPQIFSITAKYDNLDTHRPEYDLKYYITNMEPQFVGYNLYITFAIPSAGETLSNANLYLENGVQPSFPQLAIQASTSNVVTNTIENYQPFSPVQMFQKCEVYTFTLRALLNTGITSNMSSPVTRCSSIYPNHCGTNTSCNPTACTVASCSSSTQSLCPVGTACNPCTKGVAATGCACPAGQSPPGCNL is encoded by the coding sequence ATCCAACAGAGCCTAAAGGCAGGCAACCTAAAAACCCCTGCCGTTCAGGCGGTTTTATTCTCGTTTTTTTTATTTTTCGCCTCTTGTGGAACGAATACTGAGGTGACTCAATCCCCTTTTGTTTTCTTAACTCCAGTGGGAGTTCCTCAAATTTTTTCAATCACTGCTAAGTATGATAACCTGGATACTCATAGGCCCGAGTACGATCTGAAGTATTATATCACGAATATGGAACCTCAGTTTGTAGGTTATAATCTTTATATTACTTTTGCCATCCCTTCTGCGGGAGAAACTCTCAGTAACGCAAATCTGTATTTAGAAAACGGGGTCCAACCTTCTTTCCCTCAATTGGCGATCCAAGCTTCTACTTCTAATGTAGTAACAAATACGATCGAAAATTACCAGCCATTCTCTCCAGTGCAGATGTTCCAAAAATGTGAGGTCTATACCTTCACATTAAGAGCATTATTGAATACGGGGATCACTTCTAATATGTCTTCGCCGGTCACAAGATGTAGTTCGATTTATCCGAATCATTGTGGAACCAATACCAGTTGTAATCCTACTGCATGCACTGTAGCAAGTTGCTCTAGTTCCACCCAATCTCTTTGCCCTGTCGGAACCGCTTGCAATCCTTGTACTAAGGGAGTTGCTGCGACTGGTTGCGCTTGCCCCGCGGGCCAATCTCCGCCGGGTTGCAATCTATGA
- the rsmI gene encoding 16S rRNA (cytidine(1402)-2'-O)-methyltransferase: protein MSEAPNSKFSVRPGAAYVVATPIGNLEDITFRAIQVLKQVDVIYCENSSHSRRLLQTYEISTQTRTLYKDQGAEPYKGIIEDLKSGKTLALVSDAGTPGVSDPGSQLVRILREENIQIVPIPGASALTSMLSVSGWQVQPSLFLGFLSEKKGKKRNQLKEWENFEGVLTIFESVHRIRDTLSAIREIFPNSPILLGRELTKIHEEILKIEPVQTLESLKFPEKGEFVVLIYTNPKKMLNGRVGDADTLE from the coding sequence ATGAGTGAGGCTCCTAACTCTAAATTTAGCGTTCGACCAGGGGCCGCTTACGTAGTCGCCACTCCTATAGGAAACTTAGAAGATATCACTTTCAGAGCAATACAAGTCCTCAAACAGGTGGATGTAATCTATTGCGAAAATTCTTCTCATAGCAGAAGACTTCTACAGACTTACGAAATTTCTACCCAAACTCGAACCTTATATAAAGACCAAGGCGCTGAACCTTATAAAGGTATTATAGAAGATCTAAAATCAGGAAAGACCTTAGCTCTGGTTTCAGATGCAGGAACTCCAGGAGTCTCTGATCCTGGTTCCCAACTAGTTCGGATTTTGAGGGAAGAGAATATTCAGATCGTTCCGATCCCTGGAGCGAGCGCACTTACCTCTATGCTTTCTGTTTCAGGTTGGCAGGTACAACCTTCCCTATTCTTAGGTTTTTTATCCGAGAAGAAGGGCAAAAAAAGAAACCAACTCAAAGAATGGGAAAACTTCGAAGGAGTACTTACCATCTTCGAATCCGTTCATAGGATACGAGATACACTCTCCGCGATCCGGGAAATTTTCCCAAATTCTCCTATTCTTTTAGGGAGAGAACTAACCAAAATCCATGAGGAAATCCTGAAAATAGAACCTGTTCAGACCCTGGAATCCCTGAAATTCCCGGAAAAGGGCGAATTTGTAGTATTAATCTATACAAATCCTAAAAAAATGCTTAACGGACGTGTCGGAGATGCCGATACTTTGGAGTGA
- a CDS encoding HAD family hydrolase has protein sequence MRSPLFVFDLMDTLIQDPFHLALKELLPREHWEDFKNGREKQAFLDFEMGRIEEEDFFQRFYLDSHKDKGLPHPKDLKEKMFSKINPISETLEIVKSLKSKGFSVILASNYSIWYKEILKFPEIGELLHSLDALYFSCEMGVRKPAQEYYQWIETDFPGKDYVFVDDNPTNVEVAGYMNWNTFKFNPKKPGELKEFFTEQYPNCL, from the coding sequence ATGAGATCTCCTCTTTTTGTATTCGACCTAATGGATACCCTGATCCAGGACCCATTCCATCTGGCATTAAAAGAACTTTTGCCCAGAGAACATTGGGAAGATTTTAAGAACGGTCGGGAAAAGCAAGCCTTCTTAGATTTCGAAATGGGAAGAATCGAAGAAGAGGATTTTTTCCAGAGATTTTATTTGGATTCTCATAAGGATAAGGGACTTCCTCATCCCAAGGATCTGAAGGAAAAGATGTTTTCCAAGATCAATCCGATTTCCGAAACTTTGGAGATCGTAAAAAGCCTGAAGTCCAAAGGTTTTTCTGTGATCCTTGCCAGTAATTATTCGATTTGGTACAAAGAGATCCTGAAATTTCCGGAGATAGGAGAACTTCTTCATTCTCTGGATGCTTTGTATTTTTCCTGCGAGATGGGTGTTAGAAAACCTGCCCAAGAATATTACCAATGGATAGAGACTGATTTTCCCGGAAAAGATTATGTGTTCGTGGATGATAATCCGACGAATGTGGAAGTAGCGGGTTATATGAATTGGAACACTTTTAAGTTTAATCCCAAAAAACCGGGAGAGCTGAAGGAATTCTTTACAGAGCAGTACCCCAATTGTCTTTGA
- a CDS encoding 3-deoxy-D-manno-octulosonic acid transferase, whose product MLITYRILTILLWPWIFVFSLLIPSAKNFLKTRKEDKRRILSYPFAPKAQKVVWLHAASVGELDQCKALALVYKKKEPETFILQSVFSDSARDSSLEAFPADLKFRLPLDFPWSYNFILDKFSPQVLVCMAWDRWPNLLQAAKRRRIQTVLASAVITVPKGFLKKKFYKAAFSLFDKILTSHSSGEEKFKELLGEKKYIKTLGDSRFDSVIQKIETSQREFKRPKNYPFSQVFLLASTYEPCEKLLLPLLKEPSLKNTSFWIFPHKTDPARIVQLESEIKSFTSDYTLYSKTEFDSLSSRVILFDVLGILAHAYRAADFAYIGGALHNRVHNVLEPAYFGLPLLSGPRITHAPEAIELNHRGGLFIIRTKEEVLEILQLSSERKEAIRFSNRQFVETGRGAAERIYSEIKNPFL is encoded by the coding sequence ATGCTAATAACGTATCGGATTTTGACGATCCTTCTTTGGCCCTGGATTTTCGTTTTCTCTCTGCTTATCCCTTCCGCAAAAAATTTTCTCAAAACAAGAAAAGAAGATAAAAGAAGAATACTCTCCTACCCTTTTGCACCCAAGGCGCAAAAAGTAGTCTGGTTACACGCGGCTTCCGTTGGAGAACTAGACCAATGTAAGGCACTCGCTCTAGTATATAAGAAGAAGGAGCCGGAAACTTTTATTCTACAAAGTGTATTCTCCGATTCAGCCAGGGATTCTAGTTTGGAAGCATTCCCTGCAGATCTGAAATTTCGTCTTCCCTTGGATTTTCCTTGGAGTTATAATTTTATCTTAGATAAATTTTCTCCCCAAGTTTTAGTATGTATGGCCTGGGATCGTTGGCCCAATTTACTCCAGGCTGCTAAAAGAAGAAGGATCCAAACCGTCCTTGCTTCTGCAGTGATCACTGTCCCAAAAGGATTTTTGAAGAAGAAGTTTTACAAGGCGGCATTTTCCTTATTCGATAAAATTCTAACTTCTCATTCTTCCGGAGAAGAAAAGTTCAAAGAATTACTCGGAGAGAAAAAATATATCAAAACACTTGGAGATTCCAGATTCGATTCTGTGATCCAAAAAATAGAAACAAGCCAAAGAGAATTTAAAAGGCCCAAAAATTATCCATTCTCTCAGGTATTTTTACTCGCTTCTACTTACGAGCCTTGCGAAAAATTACTACTTCCACTACTGAAAGAACCTTCTCTCAAAAATACTTCATTCTGGATCTTTCCGCATAAAACGGATCCTGCTAGGATCGTTCAGTTGGAATCTGAGATCAAATCATTCACTTCCGACTATACTTTATATTCTAAAACTGAGTTTGATTCACTTTCTTCCAGAGTGATCTTATTCGATGTGCTTGGGATCTTGGCACATGCATATAGAGCCGCGGACTTTGCTTACATAGGTGGTGCATTACATAATAGGGTGCATAATGTATTGGAGCCGGCATACTTCGGGCTTCCACTTTTAAGCGGCCCAAGGATCACGCATGCTCCTGAAGCAATCGAACTCAATCATAGAGGCGGGCTATTTATCATCCGCACAAAAGAAGAAGTTTTAGAAATACTGCAATTAAGCTCAGAAAGAAAAGAGGCGATTCGATTCTCAAATCGACAATTCGTGGAAACAGGTAGAGGCGCCGCCGAGAGGATTTATTCGGAGATAAAAAATCCTTTTCTCTAA